A window from Malassezia restricta chromosome I, complete sequence encodes these proteins:
- a CDS encoding casein kinase II subunit beta has product MEELSSGSSDYAASTWIAWFLSTKGNEYFCEIDEDYILDRFNLTGLNTEVQHYTYALDLITDALDENINELHREQIETQARILYGLIHARFIVTTHGLAKMLEKFKRADFGRCPRVLCYQQPLLPVGLSEFPFQSPVRLYCPRCEDLYRPKSSRHGALDGAFFGSSFPHMLLMVYPHMIPTKVTVLPPPISIAQKQYGGVSADILHQRAAALERRGECLASAGEETDQSGNVNDRSLDVSAPVDFVYERVVPRIFGYPVHETSQLMAWQDRQQKKQTATITNFRQQKLHSGDA; this is encoded by the coding sequence ATGGAAGAGCTCTCGTCAGGCTCCTCGGACTACGCCGCAAGCACATGGATCGCATGGTTCTTATCTACAAAGGGGAATGAATACTTTTGTGAAATCGACGAAGACTATATTCTTGATCGATTCAATTTAACTGGTCTCAATACTGAAGTGCAGCATTACACGTACGCTCTCGACCTCATCACAGATGCTCTTGACGAAAACATTAATGAACTTCATCGTGAGCAGATTGAAACACAGGCAAGAATTTTATATGGTTTGATCCACGCTCGATTCATCGTCACAACGCATGGTCTAGCTAAGATGCTCGAAAAATTCAAGCGTGCCGATTTTGGACGCTGCCCCCGTGTTTTGTGCTACCAGCAGCCCCTGCTTCCGGTTGGCCTGTCAGAATTTCCTTTCCAAAGTCCTGTGAGGCTCTATTGCCCTCGGTGTGAGGACTTATACCGACCAAAGAGCTCAAGACACGGCGCCTTGGACGGTGCCTTTTTTGGATCCTCTTTTCCGCACATGCTGCTCATGGTATACCCCCACATGATTCCTACCAAAGTGACTGTTCTTCCCCCTCCTATCTCAATTGCTCAGAAGCAATATGGTGGGGTGTCTGCGGACATTTTGCATCAACGCGCCGCTGCCCTGGAGCGCCGCGGTGAGTGTCTTGCATCCGCTGGTGAAGAGACGGATCAGAGTGGCAATGTCAACGATCGATCTTTAGATGTGAGCGCGCCCGTGGATTTCGTTTATGAACGTGTAGTCCCGCGTATCTTCGGGTATCCAGTGCACGAAACAAGTCAGCTCATGGCTTGGCAAGATCGTCAGCAAAAGAAGCAAACTGCGACAATTACCAATTTCCGGCAGCAGAAACTTCATAGTGGAGACGCATGA
- a CDS encoding translocation protein SEC66, whose product MTLSIFVPIAYIAALYLSLSLFSKIYRRRAQRTMQKYQNTSSQDAETQPARAIYKALSEIQEAYPDEPAESEDWIVPRETLQASLLARAVAVLRIMSRLRLDKQALQSLLESGSLGDDAATMLEAKETEIRDEAFQIVREANRFHPSWGRLIFENANQISSNLNHRDILLNISKQRTDEQAKMRQMGMNVPELKFNIKPVAAPTS is encoded by the coding sequence ATGACGCTCTCCATCTTTGTCCCTATTGCATACATTGCAGCACTTTACCTTTCTCTGTCATTATTCTCGAAGATATATCGCCGGCGCGCACAGCGTACCATGCAAAAGTATCAAAACACGTCGTCGCAGGATGCTGAAACCCAGCCTGCCCGAGCGATATACAAAGCATTGAGTGAAATTCAGGAGGCCTATCCCGACGAGCCTGCGGAGTCAGAGGATTGGATTGTGCCTCGAGAAACGCTTCAAGCGTCACTGCTTGCCCGCGCTGTCGCTGTTCTACGAATCATGAGTAGATTGCGTCTCGACAAGCAGGCCCTCCAATCTTTGCTGGAGAGTGGCTCGCTTGGTGACGACGCGGCGACAATGCTCGAAGCAAAAGAAACTGAGATTCGTGATGAAGCGTTCCAGATTGTGCGCGAAGCAAATCGTTTCCATCCATCGTGGGGTCGGCTCATTTTCGAGAATGCAAACCAGATCTCGAGCAACCTTAATCATCGCGACATACTGCTAAACATTTCCAAGCAGCGCACGGATGAGCAGGCAAAGATGCGTCAGATGGGTATGAATGTGCCTGAGCTCAAGTTTAATATCAAGCCAGTCGCAGCCCCAACTTCATAG
- a CDS encoding serine/threonine-protein phosphatase 2A regulatory subunit B' — MKGLKKAVLSRTRQADTQNRNNNHGSGSFVAPAPPSKDHSSRGFFSGPNHQSSNQSYTSTSSNYTSQSSATTRAPAKASATSGAPASSVSYVSVPPGNISQAVSSTQHTYAPPKLPSRSSTHVPSPVVPGSSSLPVQDMSNSKAAAPAAALPASAQKVGYMGNSAPTLQPVTPTVAPKDTIPSPRTAPRKQRSSRIQTADHVQLEPLPSFSEVLPSDRPQLFVKKLRQSAVVFDFTDASADLSGKQIKAQSLQDMLEFVTTQRGSITELVYPDMVNMFASNLFRTIPPSSNSLSEGFDPEEDEPVLELAWPHLQLVYELFLRFVESTDLNTSIAKKYIDQSFVVQLLELFDSEDPRERDFLKTTLHRIYGKFLNLRAFIRRSINNVFFQFIYETERHNGIAELLEILGSIINGFALPLKEEHKVFLSRVLLPLHKVKCLAMYHPQLAYCVVQFIEKDSTLTERVVLGLLRFWPKTNSQKEVMFLNEIEEVLDVIEPEDFAKIQVPLFQQLARCIESQHFQVAERALYFWNNEYVLNLMGDNIQVILPIVFNSLYENSKNHWNPTIHALVYNAFKLFMEINPAFFDLVSNEHQHHLMLADQHERERYQAWKRIHEGALQNSIKFGIKAPDAVLKSQLESPAVTPRSLTIQDNGTFADMIPLANSLSGLAPPALSLASTSGVVQGLGPSKIYVSSGNLSPDHDIARDSNLSSNSTNGASTGEYEDAEQSILRDLADHIDPSYLG, encoded by the exons ATGAAAGGCCTAAAAAAGGCGGTG CTCTCTCGTACAAGACAAGCTGATACCCAAAATCGAAACAATAACCATGGAAGCGGGTCGTTCGTCGCACCTGCACCACCATCGAAAGATCATTCATCGAGAGGCTTCTTCTCAGGTCCCAATCATCAATCTTCAAATCAAAGCTACACGTCTACTTCTT CTAATTATACATCACAATCTAGCGCTACTACGCGGGCCCCTGCAAAAGCTTCAGCCACTTCTGGGGCACCGGCGTCGTCCGTTTCGTATGTTTCTGTGCCACCAGGCAACATTTCACAAGCAGTCTCAAGCACGCAGCACACATATGCGCCTCCGAAGCTGCCATCGAGATCTTCTACACACGTACCTTCACCCGTTGTCCCTGGATCCTCTAGTTTACCTGTGCAAGACATGTCTAATTCTAaagctgcagcgcctgccgcaGCGCTTCCAGCTTCAGCACAAAAGGTGGGCTACATGGGCAACTCAG CCCCGACTCTTCAGCCTGTAACACCAACAGTGGCACCAAAAGACACAATTCCTTCGCCAAGAACAGCGCCGCGTAAGCAGCGGAGCAGCCGCATCCAGACGGCGGATCACGTCCAGTTGGAACCATTACCGTCGTTCTCCGAGGTACTGCCATCAGATCGGCCGCAACTGTTCGTCAAAAAGCTGAGGCAAAGCGCGGTGGTGTTTGATTTTACTGATGCTAGTGCAGACCTCTCTGGCAAGCAGATCAAGGCACAATCGCTGCAAGACATGCTGGAGTTTGtcacgacgcagcgcggTTCCATCACAGAGCTTGTTTACCCTGATATGGTGAACATGTTTGCATCAAATTTGTTCCGCACAATTCCTCCGTCATCCAATTCGCTTAGTGAAGGCTTCGATCCAGAGGAGGATGAGCCTGTCCTGGAGCTGGCATGGCCTCACCTCCAGCTGGTCTATGAGCTCTTTCTCCGTTTTGTGGAGAGCACAGACCTTAATACGAGTATTGCGAAAAAGTACATTGATCAGTCATTCGTGGTACAGCTCCTTGAACTGTTTGACAGCGAAGACCCGCGTGAACGTGACTTTCTCAAGACGACATTGCATCGCATCTATGGTAAGTTTTTGAATTTGCGAGCATTCATCCGTCGATCTATCAACAATGTCTTTTTCCAGTTTATTTACGAAACGGAGCGTCACAACGGAATTGCGGAACTACTCGAAATCCTCGGTTCTATTATCAATGGTTTCGCACTACCTCTCAAGGAAGAGCACAAGGTATTTTTATCGCGTGTATTACTGCCTTTGCATAAAGTTAAATGTTTGGCGATGTATCATCCACAATTGGCGTACTGTGTTGTGCAGTTTATCGAAAAGGACAGCACTCTTACAGAGAGGGTTGTACTCGGCCTGCTTAGGTTCTGGCCTAAGACCAATTCGCAGAAAGAAGTCATGTTCCTCAACGAGATCGAAGAAGTATTAGATGTGATTGAGCCAGAAGACTTCGCCAAGATCCAGGTGCCACTTTTTCAGCAACTAGCACGATGCATCGAAAGCCAACATTTCCAGGTTGCAGAGCGTGCGTTATACTTCTGGAACAACGAATACGTCTTGAACCTTATGGGCGACAATATCCAGGTAATTCTCCCTATTGTATTCAACAGTTTGTATGAAAACTCGAAAAACCATTGGAACCCAACAATTCACGCACTTGTATACAATGCATTCAAGCTGTTCATGGAGATTAACCCTGCCTTCTTTGACCTCGTATCCAATGAGCATCAACACCATCTTATGCTCGCAGATCAACATGAAAGAGAGCGTTATCAAGCATGGAAACGTATTCATGAAGGTGCATTACAGAACTCTATTAAGTTCGGCATTAAAGCGCCAGATGCTGTGCTAAAGAGCCAACTTGAGTCGCCTGCTGTCACACCTCGCTCCTTGACGATCCAAGATAATGGTACTTTTGCCGACATGATTCCGCTTGCGAATTCGCTTTCAGGGCTAGCTCCACCGGCCCTTAGTTTAGCCTCAACGTCAGGTGTCGTACAGGGCCTGGGACCATCCAAAATTTATGTCTCTTCTGGAAATCTATCACCCGATCATGATATTGCAAGAGACTCAAATCTCTCTTCGAATAGCACGAATGGTGCCTCTACTGGTGAGTATGAAGATGCCGAGCAAAGCATCTTGCGCGATCTTGCCGATCACATAGATCCTTCGTATTTGGGCTAA
- a CDS encoding prefoldin subunit 1, with protein sequence MSDMNEDSLPVLLNSIQSRLVSSQRQLSIVNAQMKGRAREAKLQELTMEQLQGLGDQTRVYKGVGKLFIEENFQNAVSEAEKRRTEALEENRMLEKKCAFYEKEVAEARKHLQDLVKSMEKASVA encoded by the exons TCGCTGCCTGTGCTGTTGAATTCTATTCAATCGCGTCTTGTCTCATCACAACGTCAATTGAGCATTGTGAACGCCCAAATGAAAGGACGGGCACGCGAAGCCAAGCTCCAGGAGCTCACGATGGAACAATTGCAAGGTCTTGGCGATCAGACACGCGTTTATAAGGGCGTCGGAAAATT ATTTATTGAAGAAAATTTTCAGAATGCTGTGAGCGAAGCAGAAAAGCGGCGAACGGAAGCATTGGAGGAGAACAGGATGCTGGAGAAGAAATGTGCTTTCTATGAAAAGGAGGTGGCAGAGGCTCGAAAGCATCTTCAGGATCTTGTAAAATCCATGGAAAAAGCCTCAGTGGCTTAG